CCCTCTTAATGCTGGTGAGAAGCTAAGGTGGAATCTTATACAGCAAAATGAGTGGCAACTTGTTGACAAAACCACCTTTGCCAAAATGCATAGCTGCGGCGGGATGGACCACGTTCGTCCCTGATGTATTGCTCCTTTGTTGGAACTGGCCCCTGTGGTTTTTAAATGCTTAGAAGTTCCGTTACTGAAATacagttgctttttttccatACAAACCTCACCACATTTCTTACTTAAATTTGACTTTGCAAACAGACTGTGACAGGGTATGGGCTTACAATCGCACAGAAGATTTACGGCAATGGAAGGCGCTGTAAATCCAGCGAAGTCGGCTGTTTGCGGGTGTATCCTTGGTACACCTCTAGACACCAGATAAAGAAATTGTTACTGAAACCTCTGTCCCTGAGGTTCAAGGTAATGCCTGTCCCGACTCAGCTACAGGTGGGCTAAGAGCATCCGCACGGGCAGTGCTGTTCAAATCGTGTCAGCTGGGACACAGTCCTGTAGCAAGCTGCAGTAGCTGCACTGTATTCGTTTCCACGCCTGCGTTGCCTGCTGGGTCACATTCCTGGCGTTGGCCCTGGAATTGGGCCGTGAGGGCCTTGGAGGCCTGGCCTCCAAAGGTTAAACTCTTGGCCCAGCTTTTCCAATAAAAAATCCATAATGCAGCATCTGAGAAGTCTTAACTGAAAGGTACAGGAGACCAATGGGTTCTAAGTTTTAAATTGGAAGAGGAAGGAATGGGAGATGCAGCAGTACCAGGGGAATaaggaatgttttttttaaaaagtgcagcaGATCAAAACACATTGCTATTATATATCTTGTCTAACCCATGTAtcttaaatatgaaaacaaatacaacagCTGTAATTCCGTCTCAGGCCTGTGGTAACTTTGCAAGGTGTGATGTCACCAGAAGACTGAGACAAAGCTGGTCTTACTATGTACACTTAGCTAAAATATAGCTGCGTGTAcgcatatatacatgcacacacacctgCACAGCCCCCCTGTAGACTCTACGTATATACACACCCCCAAACAGCGGGACTTCCTTATAGTGCAACTGTTTATAGAGTGGAAGCCCCACTCCATGTGTCGATAGCAGGTTTTGACAAAGTACTGGGtgccatgttttgttttttcaagagaTTCCGATAATAATTGTAGCAGTATAAAAATACCAGTTGCCTGCCTTTTCAGGTTTCGGATTTGAACTTTTAAACCTTGACTTGTTAATACTTCTTCTTTTCCACATTCAGTTTCCTTCCCTGTAAGTCCTAGCAACAGCGAATTGCTGTAAACACCTCCGATTTATATACAGGATTCCTGCAATTGCTTGCTGGAGTAAGTGGAATTGTGTAAATGTCATCTGAGATTCATCTAAGCCAAAACAGGCATCACAGAAAAGGGGATGAGGCAAGTGCACTGTGCCTCCTACCCTGGGGAGCCACTTCCACCTTCCTCTCAGTAGAGATCTGTATTCTTTCTCTCTATATGCAGAGCTGGGGCCAGCCGTTACAGGGGCTGCAGATCTCCTAGTCTTTCAGAAACGGGTATCTCCAGAACAAGCAGTATTCTCTGTTTAATTAACAGTTCTATGAAGCAGTACCAGGAGGCAACGGAAACTGATACACAGCGCCGTGTATCTCAGCTTAATCCTGAAAACACCGTGACCTCCTGATTTGCACCCTTTGCTGCCTGACCCACTCTGCAGCTGCTCTTTGCAGTGTGTGTGTCACATAATTGCTGCTCAAGAGGAGCATCTCAAGGATCCCGTTCCTGATGAGAATTCACTCCGTTTCTAACAGCTGCAAAGATGTATTATCCTCTGCAGTGAGATTTTCACCAAAATTCCtacaaagtgtaaaaaaaaaaatctgctttgctaGCGTTTCCTTGAAATCATTGGACTTTTGGTGTATCGTTTGAATTCCCATAAGCACCATAAGATGCTCGCACAAGAAATCAAGCTATTTATTAAAATTTCAGCGGCACAGCAAGACTGAGTagcttctgattttgttttggttgagTAGCTTCTGTACCAGTATGTCTCTTTGGCTGTAAAGGTAGCATTGCTTGTATAAAAGATCCACCTCAACTTCTTGTCTTCTCACCATAGGTTACTCTGGGTGGTTATGAGGCAAAATGAACGCATACTAATGGAAACACACACAGGGGACAGGACTGAAAAATGCTCCGTATGCTCTAGCTAAACCTGCTCAACTCTCCACAAGCCGTTTGCTCCTGAACTTCTGGTTCCTCTGCTACCCTGTAGTTGCTAACAGCAGCTACTGCAGTGGTGCAGTACTCGCATCCTCTCgctctctttctgcttttcctttttttttttaaacattattacaTGCTCAAATCCAACCAGCTCAAATACTTTTTAATacattgaaaatgtaaaataaagaatatatGAAGTACATacagtatatatatacacatatttcaaatacttaaaattcttatgtaaaatatgatttttctatattatttgtgtaaaaatacattttaaaatggtgTCAACTTGATTTTTCTGTACATACCCTCTATTCCAATTTAAGTcccttttaaaaaggcaaaagacaGACAAAGGTTTAGTATCTTCTAAACTGTGTTTACAGGCCTGTtgtcaaaacaagaaaagcatgTGGTAAACAGTAttggatttcttctttttaagaattcccatttttattgcattaatgGAAAAAACTGAACCTTTTCAGTTCTCCTGCTAGTAAAACTACTCTTGGCCTTGCCGCGAAACTGCATACTCCCAATACCCTGTTTATCTAGTTCATAAATCATcctttgtcaattttttttacagatactaaaatatatattacttaaaatatattactGTAAGCTCTTAAAATTGATCTTCAGTTATATCAAAtgtatagcattaaaaaaaacaacctaggTAACAAAGAAAATTCTGGATATCATCATCCTAGCAAATGCTCCCGCCGCTCTCCCTGTGAGACACCGGCAGCAAAAAGGCCCGAGGTCTGCAAGGACCTCGCCCGCCAGGTCAGCGCTGACACAGCAGGTTAGCTGAGGGTGCTCCTCAAGGCGGCAGCAATGTCCTGGGCATGGTCTTCTCCCCCACCGCCACAAGGAAGCTGTGCTAATCGCAGGAGGTAATTCAGTGTGCGCGTGCCATCCTTTCCCTCCTACCACCGCTGCAGCCACCCACGTTTTCAGACGTGGGATTCTGGAAGTTCAAACCAGCGCCAGCCCAgtcagccctggctggggagagCTGAGCACCCTCCTCCGCTGATGCCCGCGACCAGCAGAGCCACTGAGGCGAAGCCAGGCGCTAACGGCCAGGGGTGGCTTTCAAACAACTGAGCACAAGCAAGAGCCCAAGCAACTGAGCAACTAAgcccaagaaaaacaagtttccCCAGGGCTTCAAGCACCCCTGGCGAGACAGTTCCAATGAAGAAAGCTGCCCTTCAGGCACTTCCCCGGAAGAAACCCCAGCCCATTTCTTTTCTCCGAGCCGCAGCGCTTTCAGATGACGCCAGCGTGGTCTGGAACCAGAGCGGTGGTGGGTTCTGCCTCCAGCCCTACCACAGGCCATGCGCTTCTACCGCCTCTCACGCCACTGCCGCGCTGGCGTGGCTGCGAAGCGCTGAAGACGACCACCTCCAGAGAAGGTGGGAGGACgcccgggcagggctggtgctcgCCCTTCTGGTTGCCCCCACGTTCCAGTGGTTTAAATGAACTGTCAGACTGAGCCTCCCTGGGGGAGATAAGCCCGAGTCCCGCTCCAACGACAACATCTCCCACCGCGTGCACGTGAACACCACCCGTCAGAAGAAACGACCTGAGGATACCTCCTGGCTGTTAATGACTTGACCAGGAACTCGCTGCCCCATCAGCTATTTCTTATTACCATAAAAAAGATACAACTCTGCTGACCAGTGTTAACTGTTAAGcatcttcatctttccttttgatttaagAAGGGACATTAAAATTCCACACAAAATTCCTTCCCTGGGCTACCAATCTATCTCAAAACCTGAACTCGTTTATAGACCTGCGTTCGCTTCTCCGTTGCAACAACTTGTACGTGGGGGTTTTTGCACTGGAAAGTTAAACCTCCGTTGATGAGTCTGGATTTCTGGTTCTCATGCTGCAGGACTTGGATGTGGCCCAAAGGGAAAATTTAAATCTGAGTACCTTTCTTACTCAAGTTGCTTTTACTGCCACAAACATGGTTGGACATGAggctttgaaaacattttatctcAGATTTTTTTATGACAGCATTTACTATAGTGCTGTTAATTTAATACCGGGGGAACCAAAGTCTAATGCTTTAAACTACGCCACGACATCCCTTCTACTTGTAAATCCAGCGTGACGGCAGGTTTGTTATCTTGCTGGAAGGAACAGCGGGAAGGTCAGGTGATGGGAAGAGTGGAGAGTGCCAGGAGGAGCCTCAGCAGTGAGGCGGCAGCAGCATGATCCCGTGTAGGGAACACTCCTATAtaggctgcagcaggatttccccCCTCTAAAATACATTATTCAATAACCAGCACTGTAAAACATGCAAAGCTTTCAAGGTTTTATGTCGACCTGTACTTATAGTGATTATTACACTGAGCccattatttctcattatttcctAACTACTTAATGCCCTCTTGCAAACCTGTGGAGATTGTTCCATCAAGTTGCACCTAGTAGCTCATAGCATACGTTAAAATCAAAGACATGCagttaaaagaatttattttcttaaaaaggaatagAAGTAGCCCAAGAAAAGTGCTGATCGGTCAAAATATAACTAAGGCACTGAACAGAGTTGTAAACTTCCAAGTCATCACGCAAGATGCCTACACTGTCCAATACAAGTCTGGAGCCACTGAGATCTTCCTGGCCACCGGACGTCCCAACTTGGTCAATCTCGGCTTGTCTCCCTCCTGCTGGGACAGGGTCGGCCAAGCAGGCGTGTTTCCTGCAGGACTACTCGGGAAACGGCAGCTTCTTGCATTCCCGGAGTGGACTCGCAAGAGGCGTACGTGGCGTAGAAAACCGAACCCATGCACGACAGAGGATGCTTGTGAAATTCAAAGGGAGGGACAAGCTGGAAGCACAGTCGGGGTGGCGACTGTTTTAGAAAATGCCAAGAGGAGCGATGAAACAGCCTTTCCAAGCAACGGCTGCAGCAGGTTGAAAAGCCTGTGAGCGCCAAGAGCAAGCCGGCAGATCACAGCCTGCTGCTCCCTCATaatcttctccttccccatctcaAGCAGCCTTGTCAGCCTAGAAAAATTTCACCAAAGTCAAGGTGTGAACAGAATTGATCCAATTATGCCAGCAAAACCTCTTTGCTCTTATTTGAGGCAAGCGTGACTTTTTCAGTTTAGTTTGTAACTAGCAACAATCTTTAAATTGGTTATACAGGGGGACTGTCTTAGATGGGACTGAACGTGTCTGTCTGAGGATTCCACTGCTGGAACTTTTCATGTCTAGACAAGGCTTGAGTTAATAAGGAATGGACGGACCCTGCTCTCGGTACCTGACTCCCCAGCGCACGCAGCTTGAAACCATTTCACGTTGCGTCCCGAGATGTAAAAAGATGGCAGAAGCTCCTCTTGCAGAACGAGATGGAAGCAGGCGGTGAAGGGCTACTGCCTGAATTGATGCCGACGTACAAGTCAACCCAGGGAACAAGATTATCCCTGTTACAGCGTCTGAGGATGTCACGGGAGAAGCCAACCTACGTTTGCTGGTCTGCCCCCCGCGTGTGCACACACGCAGATGGCAGTGGGAACACACCCACGCCGCGGGGTGTTTCTTGGGCTACAACCACCGCCATCGCGTGTGCAGTATGCACGTGagttttgtgtaatttttttgagatttcagttttagattaaaaatattgactttaCTTCTAATACTTAAATCCTCTTCGCCACCGGATGTCTGAGCAGTGATGCATCGTTAGAAAGCAGGAGTCACTGCTCCCCAACAAATTTAAGATGAGCAAAACGGAGACCAAGATACGCTGCAGCTCTTCCTAACTCACGCACGCTAATCCTGCTTTGGAGGACGCCCTGCTCTGCTGGACAGGGAAGGAAATGTACGACGTGATTAAGTCTGCAACTCTCTTTTCTTTATCGTTACCAAAGAAATCGCCACCCGCTCCTTGGAAAAACACACTGCTTCACAGGCAATTATTTCTGATCTCTACCAACAGCATGCCAGGTTCCCAGgcgagggagaggggaagggggaaagcagTAGTATAGTcaaatggagagaagaaagaaaggctGAGGACCCCAGCTCACAAAACAGCTGTCCCACCTAATTTGTTAATATTGCTTCATCTTAAAAAGGCCTTTGGATTAAAAGTGAATTCAGTGCTTTTCCATCAAAAAGATACATAGATCTGTTACCTGACCAAGATGCGGTATGGCCCCCCACCCGCCCCGAACAGCGACAACATGGGACTGGATGTGATCAGTGAACCTGATGTTCTTTGTTTCAGAAGAGAAATAACGTACAGATCCTGGACGTGATGCGGACATGTTACGATACATCAAAACGCAGATCGGCGTGTGCTTCGTTAGCCAGCCTGTCGTCAATTCTTCTTGTTGAGAACAGAGTACCATTTTGTAACTGCTTTAATTTCAATTAATCAAAGTGAATATTGAATTCGTGAACACCGAAAGTGAGGACGAGCATCACTAGCTGTGTCCCACGACCAGGTATGAGGGGTGcggtgcagccccctccccagcccccgccccacACACCCTGCCAGTCTTCCCCAGCCCCAACGCAACCCCAGACCTCAACTGAGCAAAAACCAAGCTGAGTCAAGCCTgatttggtattttaaaacacaaagagaCACCCACAGCGGGCTAACGGTGAGGCCCAACAAGacacttgttttcctttccctataCTTAGCTAAATATAAAATCTTCTATAGAAATGAGAGATGTCTGACTATCGTGGAGGTTTGAATGAGCACAGTAAGCTTCCTAGAAAACAGCAGGACCGAGGGTGACACTGAGTGCACTTCACTTGCGTCATGTGCCGTAACAGCGGATGGTTCGTGACTGTGGGATGGCGCGTTCCAGCTCACTCGAAATGCCTAAGAAAAAAGCAGGTTTCTGCCGAGTCCTGACAGTCCAGAAATGAGATGCAGTTCAGCACGTATTCGTGATCTCTGCTTTAAATGGTTCCTGGGATTACCGATCATCACAGTTACTGAGTTGTTTTAGTGATTTAAATTCTTGAATCCTATGGTTAGTAGAGTTGCCTTTTTCAGTATTTACCAGTGGCAACTCAAGACACTACCTTCCTTAAAACAAGGTTACCGCAACTGACTCCTTGAAGAGGAGAGGATATGCAAATCAAAACCACCAGCCAATATTGCACAACCCAGTATGCCTTCTGGAAACTGCCAGGTCACGAGTAAAAGGCAATTACTTGAAATGCTGGTACATCGTTAATGCCTTCCAATCCTGAAAAGTGTGAACTAAATTTAGAGCCACAAAGCGAGCCCGTTCAGGGGTTCCTGCTTCGGTGCTCTGTGATCGGTCAGTACAAATGTTTCGTTTCCCATTATCCAGGTCTTCTCTTTGTCCAGAGAAGACCGACAGGCTAAGGTTTTGCCGGGGGTTCGTTCCCCCATCTAGAGCAGAGCTCAGCAAACATGCTGGATAGCAGGCTGGGGTTAATGAAACTGCAGTACAAGTCAAACACTATCTCCTAAAagattgaaaaaatatttttaaacaaaataatgtgaCATATTTACATAATTCCTTAAGTGCAAACTCTTGTCACAATTCACGTAGTTGAGCTCAATTTAGACTCACTGTACAAGAAGGTGctctttctttaatgaaagaagaaCTCTACTCTGTATTCCTGATTCAGTAACGTGTCTCTTGTGCAAGGCAGTaaatttcctgtttcttcccaaTGTACTTccgaaagcaaaaccaaaatcaagCCATCCTCTTCCCCACTTCCTGTCCCGGTTACCGCACAACGAGGCAGGAGACACAGAGCTTAGAGGGGCCAATGCAATCATCATGGCAGAAGGCACCGCAGCCCTTGCACATGATCATGGCTTTCAACCTGCAGTAACATTTGGAAGGGGAATCCTCCATGCCGTTGTCTTCAGCGAAGGCTTGAACGGGGATGGTCTGAGTGTGGTTGCCCGAGTTCATAGCTTGGCTGGTGGGAATGGTGGTTACAGTCACAGAAAAGGACATGACGTTCCCCATGCTACTAGACAACTGATTGCATTCGGACAGCCCGGTCATAAGAGACCCTTGGTTCACGTCCGGGGAGGTGGAGACATTTATTGTCCCACTGTAACTGGGCCCAatgagctgtgctgcagcattTCCAGATAGCTTTGGAGGGTGCGAAGGAGAAAGCAGCGGAGGCTGCTGCTGCGCAGAGTCCAAGGATGGTACAGAAGTACTGAAAAGCTCCGGACTGCTGTGCATTTTCCCCCTCATTGCATGTGCCATTTGCTCTTGAGCGGCTTGAATGAAATCTCGTGCTAACATAGTTCCGTCAAACGCCTGAACATTCTCCTTGTTGACTGCTGCTTGCTGAGACGTGGCTGCTTCTGTCTTTACACCCTTTTTAGCAAGGGTGCTGTAATCCGAAGAATTTATGCTGTGTGATACCTGTTCTTTTTCACACTGACCAGAAACCTGGGCAACCTGGGGCTCCTCTTTTATACCGATATGTTCATGTTCATCACCAGTACTCTCATCATCGGCATCTCCTTCATCACTGCTGCTGCCGTGGCCAGCTACCTCCTCACATTCCCCAAATTCTGTTTTTGGAGCATCAGCAGGACTGTTCAGACACAAGCGGTTTTCAGGGTTCAAGGAGAAGCCTCTCCTCAAGCTCTCTGAACCACGACCATAGGTGGAAATGTTGAGCAGATAATGACCAGACATAGCAGGCTTGGATGTCCTTCTGCCCATGAAACCCAGCATAAATCTCTGGCTGGTAGAGCTGTTTTCTAACTGGAAACCTGAGTGAGTGAGGTTCAGTTGTGAAGGCTGAAGGACTGGCAACAAATTCTGCCTCTGGACCCTCTTGATAAGAGTCTGAAGGATCTGCTCTTGGGTTGTTTTGCTGAGCGCCTCGTGGCACTGGTGCTGGTCAAGACTGGGGTCCTTTCCCGATGGGAGCGGAAAGGTCCTTGGAATGTGAGGCAGAGGCCTGTTCTGGCAAAAGATCTTCCCAAGCTGTTGTGTGGGTAAACTTGATTGTCTTTCACCACCCTCGGCTCCAGTGCCGTTCCCTGCTACACTCGTAGCACTGGATGCTGCTGCCGCCCCTTTTTCTTCATGAGAAGCTAAGGGGACAGTTTTCATCTCTGCTTTGGTGAGAGGCCTCGGAAGGATTTGCTCCAGAGGGACATTCTTGCCTTGAAGAAGTTGGGTGACCAAAGGGTTGTTAGCAGGAATACTGGAGCTTGGTTTTGGGAGGGCCCCGCTTGAGCTTGAACTTGCATGAGTTTTAAGGCTAGGCACTACTGACGAAGCATTAGAGGGCGGGACAGATGTGACCACACCTCCAGCCTGGGCTTCCGAGCTCGTGGATGTTAGTGAagacagcagaggggaaggagattTGCTTCTAGAAACATCTAAGCTGGTCCCTCCTAAGGCCATAGGTGCGACCTTAGTTACGTTTGTGTTGGTATCTGCTGTGGACGCCGTGACACAGCCTGTTCCATCCCTGACAGCTGGTGCCCCACAGGCCTGGCTTGGACCTGCCGGAGCAGAAGGTGCTTTCTCTTGTTTGTCACTGCTACCAGCGTACGGGGAGCCTGAAACCTGATTTACAGTCATACTGGGGGGGctctgttttattctgttgatTTTCTCCAATGCCGATACcgcggaggaggcggaggagaTGGCGCCTGTATTGCTGGCTGGAGCTCTGGATTGCAGTGTGGAAGTTTGCTGTAGTTGTGCTCTAGAAGGACTGTGAGGTGGTGCCTGGTCCGTGGCCTGGGTCTCCATTTGGGTGCGGGTCCCTGGACAATGGGGAAGAAACCTTCTCGAACTTCCCCCGCTTCCAGTTCCTGCCAGTTCCAGTGCATTTCCTCGAATTCCAGTTTCGTTGGTTCCGCCTGTTGCTGCGTTACTCTTCTCTCCTCCACCGCCCGGTGGGCCTCCACCGCCGCCCGGTCCGGGCCCTGGGACAGCCCCCCCCGccgaggcggcggcagcggcggcggcggcggcagcagctgctgccctctgAGCCTTGGCTTGCTGGGCTTTTGCCTTGATGTCTGCCAAAGTTCTGGCCCCTGTTCTTCCTGGACTGGTAAGTGAGATTGGGAAACGTGCCCTGGGAGAGACCTGGCCCGCAGGAAATGGCATTGGGGAGATTCTGGAAACAGGAATCTgaaacagaggaggagaaagccaCAGCTGAGATACGGGGAACATTTAACCCACATATTTAAGAATTTAAGTGTTTACCAGTTGTAGTCTTAGAGAAATACTTGTAGTTTTGGAGAAATCCCTTCGGAGAAATCCCTTATGTCCCTCACTTGAGATAAATAATAGAAGACGTGTATGATTTTTGATGTCTGGCACACCTATTTTAAGTCTATTACAGTCTTGGTGACTCAGACTGGAAGCTCATCCCTTGCAGTTGCAGGCTAGTACATTGTACACCATTACTCAAAAGCCTGTCAGGCTCCCTCAGAAAAAACTGTAAGGTTCTTCCAGAGCTCAACACCTATCATCCCTTATTCTAAGTTTCATACTTTATTCATCAGTAATTTATAtccttttaaatgtttgtgtCAACATTCTGCTTCGTTTTGCACTGCTCTTCTACCCCTGCGTATTTACACTTGTCTCCTCAGTGTCTTTGTACAAAGTAATAATCATCTCTCTGCTGTGTATCTGTGGATAAAATGCCAGTATTTTAGTCCTTTCTTCTAAAGTAGGTTCTCCACTCCCCTCATCATTCCAGTTTACTTTCTGTAAGTTTGTTCTTTCTAGAATGCAAGTGAGGAG
The Mycteria americana isolate JAX WOST 10 ecotype Jacksonville Zoo and Gardens chromosome 3, USCA_MyAme_1.0, whole genome shotgun sequence genome window above contains:
- the ASXL2 gene encoding putative Polycomb group protein ASXL2 isoform X3 — protein: MFMEQLCAIPLEVSSRLSQTSSPQSGCPSPSIQTGKVISSSQKHSKKALKQALKQQQQKQQQQQCRAGMPVSSNQHVLLKAVKAASDSTPAKSAWEGKQSDGQSSSPQNSTSSSSPSVKLDNSLPGLGKKPFQRSDRLHARQLKRTKCAEIDVETPDSILVNTNLRALINKHTFSVLPTECQQRLLLLLPEVDRQVGADGLMKLSGSALNNEFFTSAAQGWKERLSEGEFTPEMQLRIRQEIEKEKKVELWKEHFFESYYGQSSGLSPEESKRLTANTSPAETETENPGAEVPKCTPASLAPLKEEITSPLEPKAQAVQEAPAMKKGGEERREDMQPKPAKPAEASVSPDGRAVKPSDHSLPVKEGVQGESIQEKPQTAVSQKPEEERKHAASKEVLVKETVSTSGLAPSKPKSPEAGEVVANVKSPVMAPETPEKKSPVSEEMEVSVEAHKRKSESREEALTTPEKKPRIMENCPHHQAFRTQPQSFPAAGTPVPRVPPLKIPVSRISPMPFPAGQVSPRARFPISLTSPGRTGARTLADIKAKAQQAKAQRAAAAAAAAAAAAASAGGAVPGPGPGGGGGPPGGGGEKSNAATGGTNETGIRGNALELAGTGSGGSSRRFLPHCPGTRTQMETQATDQAPPHSPSRAQLQQTSTLQSRAPASNTGAISSASSAVSALEKINRIKQSPPSMTVNQVSGSPYAGSSDKQEKAPSAPAGPSQACGAPAVRDGTGCVTASTADTNTNVTKVAPMALGGTSLDVSRSKSPSPLLSSLTSTSSEAQAGGVVTSVPPSNASSVVPSLKTHASSSSSGALPKPSSSIPANNPLVTQLLQGKNVPLEQILPRPLTKAEMKTVPLASHEEKGAAAASSATSVAGNGTGAEGGERQSSLPTQQLGKIFCQNRPLPHIPRTFPLPSGKDPSLDQHQCHEALSKTTQEQILQTLIKRVQRQNLLPVLQPSQLNLTHSGFQLENSSTSQRFMLGFMGRRTSKPAMSGHYLLNISTYGRGSESLRRGFSLNPENRLCLNSPADAPKTEFGECEEVAGHGSSSDEGDADDESTGDEHEHIGIKEEPQVAQVSGQCEKEQVSHSINSSDYSTLAKKGVKTEAATSQQAAVNKENVQAFDGTMLARDFIQAAQEQMAHAMRGKMHSSPELFSTSVPSLDSAQQQPPLLSPSHPPKLSGNAAAQLIGPSYSGTINVSTSPDVNQGSLMTGLSECNQLSSSMGNVMSFSVTVTTIPTSQAMNSGNHTQTIPVQAFAEDNGMEDSPSKCYCRLKAMIMCKGCGAFCHDDCIGPSKLCVSCLVVR
- the ASXL2 gene encoding putative Polycomb group protein ASXL2 isoform X1 codes for the protein MREKGRRKKGRTWAEAARTVLEKYPNTPMSHKEILQVIQKEGLKEISGTSPLACLNAMLHTNSRGEEGIFYKVPGRMGVYTLKKDVPDGLKELSDGSEESSDAQSDSQSSENSSSSSSSSDRCSNKDGKKSRWKRKVSSRLSQTSSPQSGCPSPSIQTGKVISSSQKHSKKALKQALKQQQQKQQQQQCRAGMPVSSNQHVLLKAVKAASDSTPAKSAWEGKQSDGQSSSPQNSTSSSSPSVKLDNSLPGLGKKPFQRSDRLHARQLKRTKCAEIDVETPDSILVNTNLRALINKHTFSVLPTECQQRLLLLLPEVDRQVGADGLMKLSGSALNNEFFTSAAQGWKERLSEGEFTPEMQLRIRQEIEKEKKVELWKEHFFESYYGQSSGLSPEESKRLTANTSPAETETENPGAEVPKCTPASLAPLKEEITSPLEPKAQAVQEAPAMKKGGEERREDMQPKPAKPAEASVSPDGRAVKPSDHSLPVKEGVQGESIQEKPQTAVSQKPEEERKHAASKEVLVKETVSTSGLAPSKPKSPEAGEVVANVKSPVMAPETPEKKSPVSEEMEVSVEAHKRKSESREEALTTPEKKPRIMENCPHHQAFRTQPQSFPAAGTPVPRVPPLKIPVSRISPMPFPAGQVSPRARFPISLTSPGRTGARTLADIKAKAQQAKAQRAAAAAAAAAAAAASAGGAVPGPGPGGGGGPPGGGGEKSNAATGGTNETGIRGNALELAGTGSGGSSRRFLPHCPGTRTQMETQATDQAPPHSPSRAQLQQTSTLQSRAPASNTGAISSASSAVSALEKINRIKQSPPSMTVNQVSGSPYAGSSDKQEKAPSAPAGPSQACGAPAVRDGTGCVTASTADTNTNVTKVAPMALGGTSLDVSRSKSPSPLLSSLTSTSSEAQAGGVVTSVPPSNASSVVPSLKTHASSSSSGALPKPSSSIPANNPLVTQLLQGKNVPLEQILPRPLTKAEMKTVPLASHEEKGAAAASSATSVAGNGTGAEGGERQSSLPTQQLGKIFCQNRPLPHIPRTFPLPSGKDPSLDQHQCHEALSKTTQEQILQTLIKRVQRQNLLPVLQPSQLNLTHSGFQLENSSTSQRFMLGFMGRRTSKPAMSGHYLLNISTYGRGSESLRRGFSLNPENRLCLNSPADAPKTEFGECEEVAGHGSSSDEGDADDESTGDEHEHIGIKEEPQVAQVSGQCEKEQVSHSINSSDYSTLAKKGVKTEAATSQQAAVNKENVQAFDGTMLARDFIQAAQEQMAHAMRGKMHSSPELFSTSVPSLDSAQQQPPLLSPSHPPKLSGNAAAQLIGPSYSGTINVSTSPDVNQGSLMTGLSECNQLSSSMGNVMSFSVTVTTIPTSQAMNSGNHTQTIPVQAFAEDNGMEDSPSKCYCRLKAMIMCKGCGAFCHDDCIGPSKLCVSCLVVR
- the ASXL2 gene encoding putative Polycomb group protein ASXL2 isoform X2, which gives rise to MSHKEILQVIQKEGLKEISGTSPLACLNAMLHTNSRGEEGIFYKVPGRMGVYTLKKDVPDGLKELSDGSEESSDAQSDSQSSENSSSSSSSSDRCSNKDGKKSRWKRKVSSRLSQTSSPQSGCPSPSIQTGKVISSSQKHSKKALKQALKQQQQKQQQQQCRAGMPVSSNQHVLLKAVKAASDSTPAKSAWEGKQSDGQSSSPQNSTSSSSPSVKLDNSLPGLGKKPFQRSDRLHARQLKRTKCAEIDVETPDSILVNTNLRALINKHTFSVLPTECQQRLLLLLPEVDRQVGADGLMKLSGSALNNEFFTSAAQGWKERLSEGEFTPEMQLRIRQEIEKEKKVELWKEHFFESYYGQSSGLSPEESKRLTANTSPAETETENPGAEVPKCTPASLAPLKEEITSPLEPKAQAVQEAPAMKKGGEERREDMQPKPAKPAEASVSPDGRAVKPSDHSLPVKEGVQGESIQEKPQTAVSQKPEEERKHAASKEVLVKETVSTSGLAPSKPKSPEAGEVVANVKSPVMAPETPEKKSPVSEEMEVSVEAHKRKSESREEALTTPEKKPRIMENCPHHQAFRTQPQSFPAAGTPVPRVPPLKIPVSRISPMPFPAGQVSPRARFPISLTSPGRTGARTLADIKAKAQQAKAQRAAAAAAAAAAAAASAGGAVPGPGPGGGGGPPGGGGEKSNAATGGTNETGIRGNALELAGTGSGGSSRRFLPHCPGTRTQMETQATDQAPPHSPSRAQLQQTSTLQSRAPASNTGAISSASSAVSALEKINRIKQSPPSMTVNQVSGSPYAGSSDKQEKAPSAPAGPSQACGAPAVRDGTGCVTASTADTNTNVTKVAPMALGGTSLDVSRSKSPSPLLSSLTSTSSEAQAGGVVTSVPPSNASSVVPSLKTHASSSSSGALPKPSSSIPANNPLVTQLLQGKNVPLEQILPRPLTKAEMKTVPLASHEEKGAAAASSATSVAGNGTGAEGGERQSSLPTQQLGKIFCQNRPLPHIPRTFPLPSGKDPSLDQHQCHEALSKTTQEQILQTLIKRVQRQNLLPVLQPSQLNLTHSGFQLENSSTSQRFMLGFMGRRTSKPAMSGHYLLNISTYGRGSESLRRGFSLNPENRLCLNSPADAPKTEFGECEEVAGHGSSSDEGDADDESTGDEHEHIGIKEEPQVAQVSGQCEKEQVSHSINSSDYSTLAKKGVKTEAATSQQAAVNKENVQAFDGTMLARDFIQAAQEQMAHAMRGKMHSSPELFSTSVPSLDSAQQQPPLLSPSHPPKLSGNAAAQLIGPSYSGTINVSTSPDVNQGSLMTGLSECNQLSSSMGNVMSFSVTVTTIPTSQAMNSGNHTQTIPVQAFAEDNGMEDSPSKCYCRLKAMIMCKGCGAFCHDDCIGPSKLCVSCLVVR